The Rhipicephalus sanguineus isolate Rsan-2018 chromosome 7, BIME_Rsan_1.4, whole genome shotgun sequence genome includes a window with the following:
- the LOC119398851 gene encoding uncharacterized protein LOC119398851 — MNEATTLLESDCNDRTALSKVIDKLIASRDELRNINAELEEVIPVEELEREYESAANYDDQALETLTRLRCRLEDLSLGNTRQTSSSTTLNTPPAPTPAASQSFGPRLPTLTIKPFHGDLCQWTSFWERFNGAVHTNPTLSTTDKFHYLHNYLVGEAAAAIAGLPTTEACYESAIQLLKQRFGDKSRIVQQHFRALRELQLVTSPSDTRELRRLYDAVQLNVRCLNVLDVPTSSFSAMLYDVMLQSLPQEIIVAFYRHRRLQDEAQGTGRAASGEATTTSCENLEQLLRDESLALGTGLGYVVNCFHIGIPAF; from the exons ATGAATGAGGCGACGACGTTGTTGGAGAGTGACTGCAACGACCGAACAGCGCTAAGCAAGGTTATCGACAAGCTCATCGCAAGCCGTGACGAGCTTCGGAATATCAATGCCGAGCTCGAGGAAGTGATTCCGGTAGAGGAACTTGAGAGGGAGTACGAGTCTGCGGCGAATTATGACGACCAGGCACTCGAGACCCTGACGCGCCTACGGTGCCGGCTTGAAGATCTCAGCCTCGGTAACACGCGACAGACTTCTTCTTCGACGACGCTCAACACGCCGCCTGCCCCAACGCCAGCTGCATCCCAGAGCTTCGGACCTCGTCTTCCAACGCTAACCATCAAGCCGTTTCATGGAGACTTGTGTCAATGGACGTCGTTTTGGGAGAGATTCAATGGAGCCGTCCACACGAATCCAACTCTGAGCACGACGGATAAATTTCATTACCTACACAACTATTTGGTGGGTGAAGCAGCAGCTGCAATTGCCGGACTACCAACCACGGAAGCGTGTTATGAAAGTGCTATCCAGCTGCTGAAGCAGAGGTTCGGGGACAAGAGCAGGATCGTACAGCAGCACTTCAGAGCGCTTCGTGAACTGCAGCTCGTGACCTCTCCATCGGATACAAGGGAGTTGCGAAGGCTTTACGACGCAGTCCAGCTTAATGTCCGCTGCCTCAACGTCCTAGACGTCCCAACTAGCAGTTTTTCGGCGATGCTCTACGACGTTATGCTTCAATCCTTGCCACAAGAAATCATCGTGGCATTCTACCGCCATAGACGTCTCCAGGATGAAGCACAAGGCACGGGACGCGCTGCTTCAGGAGAGGCAACCACAACGTCTTGCGAAAACCTTGAGCAACTCTTGCG TGACGAGAGCCTTGCACTTGGAACTGGTCTCGGATATGTCGTCAACTGCTTTCATATTGGCATTCCGGCGTTTTAG